From Hippocampus zosterae strain Florida unplaced genomic scaffold, ASM2543408v3 HiC_scaffold_213, whole genome shotgun sequence, one genomic window encodes:
- the LOC127594561 gene encoding uncharacterized protein LOC127594561, whose product MADDQEYINLKVKAQDNEEIHFKIKKTTQFKKLMETYCQRNGLSMANVRFMFDGDRIQETQTPKELSLENNDEIDVAIEQVGGSL is encoded by the coding sequence ATGGCGGACGACCAGGAGTACATCAACCTCAAGGTCAAGGCCCAGGACAACGAGGAGATCCACTTCAAAATCAAGAAGACCACCCAGTTCAAGAAGCTCATGGAAACCTACTGCCAGCGCAACGGCCTCAGCATGGCCAACGTCCGCTTCATGTTCGACGGCGACCGCATCCAGGAAACCCAGACCCCCAAGGAGCTCAGCCTCGAAAACAACGACGAAATCGACGTCGCCATCGAGCAGGTCGGGGGCTCCTTGTGA
- the LOC127594562 gene encoding LOW QUALITY PROTEIN: probable urocanate hydratase (The sequence of the model RefSeq protein was modified relative to this genomic sequence to represent the inferred CDS: substituted 5 bases at 5 genomic stop codons) produces the protein LAALADGLPLRPLPPKAGPRDPSLPHAPKRVHGLTPPEAAKAVQNALRYFPKECHCELEAEFRQELEEYGHIYMYRFRPGYPLKAYPPEAIPAKLPEAKAIIHNILNNLDPEVAQFPHELVTYGGNGAVLSNWAQFHLVMHYLCRMEEGQTLVLNSGHPQGLYPAPPHAPKLTICNGLMVPNYSTIELYEKLYAMGCTMYGQMTAGSFCYIGSQGIVHGTTLTLQNAARKYLAREDMTGLVFVTSGLGGMSGAQPKAGDICGCITVVAEVAEAALLKRHKQGWVKXVXRDLDSLVTRIKEAKSKNEKTSIGFLGNAVDMWERLASEEXMLVELGSDQTSLHNPFGGGYYPAGYSYQEANELMASNPAKFKEXVRSSLRRQVEAINKLAKRGMKFWDYGNSFLLESSKAEAAITSADGSFIYPSYVEDIMGDIFELGFGPFRWMCTSTDPADLRTTDQCALAIMNDLYKTQPPLVQSQLKDNIRWIERAEESRLVVGSQARILYADHLGRIRLAEAFSDLVSSGKVKGSIVLSRDHHDVSGADSPFRXTASVKDGSMWTADMACQNFLGTGLRGATWVALHNGGGTGWGNVINGGFGFVLCGAEGEKERVREMLFWDVANGVTRRAWAGGEMAQHNLGRLKQFSDKFVPTEPSPCGSK, from the coding sequence CTTGCCGCCCTCGCCGACGGGCTgcccctccgccccctcccccccaaggcCGGCCCCAGAGACCCCTCCCTGCCTCACGCCCCCAAGCGGGTCCACGGCCTCACCCCTCCCGAGGCCGCCAAGGCCGTCCAGAATGCTCTCCGCTACTTCCCCAAAGAGTGCCACTGCGAGCTGGAGGCCGAGTTCCGGCAGGAGCTGGAGGAGTACGGCCACATTTACATGTACCGCTTCAGGCCAGGCTATCCCCTTAAGGCCTACCCGCCTGAGGCCATTCCTGCTAAActtcccgaggccaaggccatcATCCACAACATCCTGAACAACCTCGACCCCGAGGTGGCCCAGTTCCCGCACGAACTGGTGACCTACGGCGGCAACGGGGCAGTGCTGTCGAACTGGGCCCAGTTCCACCTGGTGATGCACTACCTGTGCCGCATGGAGGAGGGGCAGACCCTGGTCCTCAATTCGGGCCACCCCCAGGGCCTCTACCCCGCACCCCCTCACGCGCCCAAGCTCACCATCTGCAACGGGCTCATGGTGCCAAACTACAGCACCATCGAACTCTATGAGAAGCTCTACGCCATGGGCTGCACCATGTACGGCCAGATGACTGCAGGCTCCTTCTGCTATATCGGCTCCCAGGGCATCGTCCACGGCACCACCCTCACCCTCCAGAACGCAGCTCGCAAGTACCTGGCCCGCGAGGACATGACCGGACTGGTCTTCGTCACCAGCGGGCTGGGCGGTATGTCGGGCGCGCAGCCTAAGGCGGGTGACATCTGTGGCTGCATCACGGTGGTGGCAGAAGTAGCGGAGGCGGCCCTGCTGAAGCGACACAAGCAGGGCTGGGTGAAGTAAGTCTAAAGGGACCTTGACTCGCTGGTGACCCGCATAAAGGAGGCCAAGTCCAAAAACGAAAAGACGTCGATCGGGTTTTTGGGCAACGCGGTGGACATGTGGGAGAGGCTGGCCAGCGAGGAGTAGATGCTTGTCGAGCTGGGCTCAGACCAGACTTCCCTCCACAACCCCTTCGGTGGTGGGTACTACCCGGCCGGCTACTCCTACCAAGAGGCCAACGAACTTATGGCCAGCAACCCTGCCAAGTTCAAAGAGTAGGTCCGCAGTTCCCTGCGGCGGCAGGTGGAGGCCATAAACAAGCTGGCCAAGAGAGGCATGAAGTTCTGGGACTACGGCAACAGCTTCCTGCTCGAGTCCAGCAAAGCCGAGGCGGCGATCACTTCTGCGGACGGCTCGTTCATCTACCCCTCCTACGTGGAGGACATCATGGGTGACATCTTCGAGCTAGGCTTCGGCCCCTTCCGCTGGATGTGCACGAGCACTGACCCTGCCGACCTACGCACCACCGACCAGTGCGCCCTCGCCATCATGAACGACCTGTATAAGACTCAGCCCCCCCTCGTCCAGAGCCAGCTCAAGGACAACATCCGATGGATCGAGCGCGCCGAAGAGAGTCGACTCGTAGTTGGCTCGCAGGCCCGTATCCTCTACGCAGACCACCTCGGCAGGATCAGACTCGCCGAGGCCTTCAGTGACCTGGTCTCGTCAGGAAAGGTCAAAGGCTCAATTGTGCTTTCGCGGGACCACCACGACGTGTCGGGCGCCGACAGCCCCTTCCGCTAGACAGCCTCCGTGAAGGATGGATCGATGTGGACTGCCGACATGGCTTGCCAGAACTTCCTGGGGACCGGACTCAGGGGCGCGACCTGGGTGGCGCTGCACAATGGCGGGGGGACAGGATGGGGCAACGTGATCAACGGCGGGTTCGGGTTCGTGCTGTGCGGGGCGGAGGGAGAGAAGGAGCGAGTGCGAGAGATGCTGTTCTGGGACGTGGCGAACGGAGTGACACGGCGGGCATGGGCGGGCGGAGAGATGGCGCAGCACAACCTCGGCAGACTCAAACAGTTCAGCGACAAGTTCGTGCCCACCGAGCCGAGCCCCTGCGGATCTAAATGA